Proteins from one Xenopus tropicalis strain Nigerian chromosome 1, UCB_Xtro_10.0, whole genome shotgun sequence genomic window:
- the asah1 gene encoding acid ceramidase — MAGGSVLLRLLLCMVLAAIIGLAQDVPPYTEDCRSGTYPPTGPTFKGNISWYTVNLDQAPQERWQKLISEKKTALNNLIQAIKNLATSFFPGEKIIQLVDKELPLLIGTLPSPFGEEIKGVADASGLPLGEVMLFNIFYEVFTVCTSVVAEDKSGKLYHARNLDFGLFLGWDVKNNSWMVTQLLRPLVVNVDFQRNGKTVFVSTSFAGYIGMLTGMKPGVFSLTMNERFSVDGGFIGVFEWILGKRDGMWMSFLTRSVLENSTSYEEAKTLLSKTKLLAPAYFILGGNKSGEACVITRSRASCLDIWELDLKEGRWYVLETNYDRWKAPLPIDNRRDPAMKCMGRTSQQNISFGTIYDMLSTKPVLNKLTAYTTLMSVSDNKLEAYLRICPDPCMPW, encoded by the exons ATGGCTGGGGGCTCCGTGCTGCTGCGGCTGCTACTGTGTATGGTGTTGGCAGCAATAATCGGACTCGCACAGGACGTGCCGCCG TACACAGAGGATTGCAGAAGTGGAACTTACCCACCCACGGGCCCCAC gttcaaAGGAAATATATCATGGTATACTGTAAATCTGGACCAGGCGCCACAGGAAAGGTGGCAAAAGCTTATAAGTGAAAAGAAAACAGCA CTAAACAATTTAATCCAAGCAATTAAAAATCTGGCAACGTCATTCTTCCCAGGTGAAAAGATAATACAGCTAGTAGATAAGGAACTG CCTCTCCTTATTGGAACACTTCCTTCTCCATTTGGTGAAGAGATTAAAGGAGTTGCTGATGCCTCTGGGCTGCCGTTAG ggGAGGTGATGCTATTTAACATATTTTATGAAGTCTTCACAGTGTGTACTTCCGTTGTGGCAGAGGATAAATCTG GAAAGTTATATCATGCCAGAAATCTGGATTTTGGGTTATTCCTTGG ATGGGATGTAAAGAACAACTCATGGATGGTCACACAGTTATTAAGGCCATTGGTTGTTAATGTGGATTTCCAGAGAAATGGGAAAACGGTTTTTGTGTCCACCAGTTTTGCTGGATATATTGGGATGCTAACTGGAATGAAACCT GGCGTCTTTTCTCTAACAATGAATGAGCGCTTCAGCGTTGATGGAGGTTTCATTG GTGTCTTTGAATGGATCCTTGGGAAGCGGGATGGCATGTGGATGAGCTTTCTCACTAGAAGTGTACTAGAGAATTCAACAAG tTACGAGGAAGCTAAGACTCTCTTATCCAAAACAAAGTTGCTGGCTCCAGCGTATTTTATATTGGGAGGCAACAAATCCGGAGAGGCTTGTGTGATCACACGTTCCAGGGCGTCCTGCCTTGATATCTGGGA GCTGGATTTAAAAGAAGGAAGATGGTATGTCCTGGAAACAAACTATGACCGCTGGAAGGCACCACTACCCATTGATAACAGAAGGGACCCAGCCATGAAATGCATGGGAAGGACTTCTCAACAG AACATCTCATTTGGAACCATCTATGATATGCTTTCAACCAAACCTGTCCTCAACAAG CTCACTGCATATACAACACTGATGTCGGTTTCTGATAACAAGCTAGAAGCGTACCTGCGCATCTGCCCAGATCCCTGCATGCCATGGTGA